One genomic window of Daphnia pulex isolate KAP4 chromosome 10, ASM2113471v1 includes the following:
- the LOC124205551 gene encoding 5-hydroxytryptamine receptor 1A-like yields the protein MDEEEEQTALVNITLSKYDFSVMEQNITAAQTLFRTSVICVGILLNCVVLSVVTFSRQLHYPRHIFWAAISIFECLFLVDNAFELVTVHKHDYLACRFVVLFYPVDYSILLICMSLAALDRYLSIVRYEWYQANATNRGAIVSITIAVGITFVVFTSPFWTGYKSLSTCTTSMIHSLWVYSWNLFLGIVCLVLHLKIFTETKTLIRHYVPKYRRKPVTVKFENKSFIRQSSNISSDARLEPKLTGEQVLKTVSENPSGVREGNPSIISQDPEIILPAVVHHRMDTDERVPHLPSQSINNLGDSEWFSWKPGRLKISRLEVQAALNLSVNILPFWLCTFPVAFNTIVLYWCIRLDVNLDTIVVTWNFFWDIFMLHSIYNPIMYMVTFSEFRRAFRHITKNLSNKFRFA from the exons atggacgaagaagaagaacaaacagCTCTTGTCAACATAACGTTGAGTAAATATGATTTCTCAGTCATGGAGCAGAACATCACTGCAGCCCAAACTTTATTTCGAACGTCGGTCATCTGTGTTGGGATCCTGTTGAATTGTGTCGTCCTCTCTGTGGTGACTTTTTCGCGTCAGCTTCACTATCCCCGCCACATTTTTTGGGCTGCCATTTCAATTTTCGAATGTCTTTTCTTAGTTGATAACGCGTTTGAATTGGTGACAGTGCACAAACACGATTACCTGGCCTGTCGGTTCGTAGTTCTTTTTTATCCAGTCGACTATTCGATCCTTTTGATCTGCATGTCGCTGGCCGCATTGGATCGCTACTTGTCCATCGTTCGCTACGAATGGTATCAGGCGAACGCCACTAATCGAGGTGCCATCGTGTCCATCACAATTGCAGTTGGGATAACATTCGTCGTTTTTACAAGTCCATTTTGGACGGGCTACAAATCACTTAGCACCTGCACCACCAGTATGATTCACAGCCTTTGGGTCTACTCATGGAATTTGTTCTTGGGTATCGTTTGCCTCGTTCTCCACTTAAAGATCTTCACTGAAACTAAAACTCTGATTCGTCATTATGTACCCAAATACCGTCGTAAGCCTGTAACGGTCAAGTTTGAGAATAAATCCTTCATCCGACAGTCCAGTAACATCAGCTccg ATGCCAGACTTGAGCCGAAGTTAACAGGTGAACAAGTTCTGAAAACCGTTTCCGAAAATCCTTCAGGTGTTAGAGAAGGAAATCCATCTATCATTTCTCAAGATCCTGAAATAATTCTGCCGGCCGTCGTCCATCATCGGATGGACACTGATGAACGGGTTCCTCATCTGCCTTCACAGTCCATCAACAATCTAGGCGACTCCGAATGGTTTTCCTGGAAGCCTGGACGCTTGAAAATCAGCCGACTCGAAGTTCAAGCCGCCCTCAACTTGTCCGTCAACATTCTGCCGTTTTGGCTGTGCACCTTTCCTGTGGCTTTTAATACCATTGTCCTTTACTGGTGCATCCGGCTGGATGTTAACCTTGACACCATTGTGGTAAcgtggaattttttttgggacaTCTTCATGCTCCATAGTATTTATAATCCAATCATGTACATGGTCACCTTTTCGGAATTCCGGCGTGCTTTTCGTCACATCACAAAGAATTTGTCaaacaaatttcgttttgcctaa
- the LOC124205555 gene encoding uncharacterized protein LOC124205555 isoform X1 translates to MAHFSGASLAQVGLLLVLICWTPSSTSAAFSLEEEFLQLKENYIQMKQVVKSLEAKDEQMEAQLELNNELRQDLELKVIQLEAKNDQLEVKIGKLEAKVEQQDSLLTSLLREKNERTAAATDSVPFINNQSAVAINGLPSSCGDLKMIGHIWSGFYSVMGSSMMESVYCDFTKLPGDADFQKWIGFVDVKSAPIHFYVTRNSSFNTIGIPIPFDLARVNEGNAMNLTSGKFTAPRPGIYFLSFTGMAHLSDSSSVDFYSDLYLNGNLIGRSNVHETKGPVDQYSPLTLQLTLNLKKGDQLWVQIWYDGSSSSLIDTRNHRTHFTGFMLDEEIVASL, encoded by the exons ATGGCGCATTTTTCAGGAGCCTCACTTGCCCAAGTTGGTTTGCTGttggttttgatttgttgGACGCCGAGTTCGACTAGCGCTGCCTTTTCCTTGGAGGAAGAATTCCTGCAACTGAAGGAAAATTAT attcaaatgaaacaagtcGTGAAAAGTTTGGAGGCCAAAGATGAACAAATGGAGGCGCAACTTGAACTAAAT AATGAACTAAGACAAGATTTGGAATTGAAAGTAATTCAATTAGAGGCCAAAAATGACCAACTGGAAgtcaaaattggaaaactgGAGGCCAAAGTTGAACAACAAGATTCGCTTTTAACTTCCCTTTTGCGTGAGAAAAATGaacgcacagcagcagcaaccgacTCTGTTCCGTTTATCAATAATCAATCGGCTGTGGCCATCAACGGACTGCCGTCTTCTTGCGGGGATCTCAAAATGATTGGCCACATTTGGAGCGGATTTTATTCCGTCATGGGATCTTCGATGATGGAGTCCGTTTACTGCGATTTCACTAAACTTCCTGGTGATGCGG aTTTTCAGAAATGGATCGGATTCGTCGACGTCAAATCGGCGCCCATCCATTTCTACGTCAcgagaaattcttcatttaacACAATTGGAATTCCGATTCCATTCGATTTGGCGCGGGTGAACGAGGGAAACGCCATGAATTTGACGTCGGGGAAATTCACGGCACCTcgaccgggaatttatttcttgtctttcACGGGAATGGCGCATCTTTCAGATTCATCTTCTGTTGATTTTTATTCTGATCTTTATTTGAACGGGAATCTAATCGGGAGGAGTAATGTTCACGAGACTAAGGGCCCCGTCGATCAATATAGTCCGTTGACCCTCCAGTTGACgctcaacttgaaaaaaggcgaTCAACTCTGGGTGCAGATTTGGTATGATGGTTCATCCTCGTCTTTGATTGACACCAGAAACCACCGGacccatttcacgggtttcatgttggacGAGGAAATTGTGGCGTCACTTTGA
- the LOC124205537 gene encoding uncharacterized protein LOC124205537: MANHDPEIPTYFTEDDWLEFSGSRGGTIKFHKPTGYFYFWQSGTKGKERVKCACKQFMIKHHDSECVHNETECEMSEKCWVSNWFVLGTPDKWHNHPPPSRVSVELKLFEWQLNLTFVKNRNAAKINHVLDEMYLTWPFALLFSKLQLKLLFITEPPEGRTFLDQDKIDSMMAILMVWSEYWGNPLELDNREMKSEQCCGFFKKKKIKRRSPSRESSNSSTDYDASRSHKKIKVPEVERDEDDYDTEPLPETDAERNIEPEPIACGSRDRTPSPKRVARVFVEPKDSAKTPIKDVRKDFAALPKSETPLPKAIPLKHGKPWGPISLRYPIEEVLVKEEVVCEPIAKVVRFAENLMKQSQKIGNLNGVDIFAVPLHKSIGSRSAIQRFIFGKSLDPPKERKTVLVLGATGLGQTKLINGIINHMFNVVTEDNFRFQMIEEKEDDQPNHISVYDIHHAEGFRTPYSITIVQTPSYNAENTTLFRNGKLIQTFREFFQDLDGISQLDLVCNVVLKDGVRDSFLSIFGYDVEENINCFWLRNTEGFPFDELIQRFFSVLTSTKTKSLEGTKEVLQVMKRLEETVNSFIPLKKSLSAKNEEMQKANLVSTTCQTQIEANKETEIKFSLDTVEQNYRKEVLWKKLESDAKELFSLLETEFDGLARTMLELFEIAWNSIRQLKRISRGNPYLTQELYDLLFDVEEDLKRHGYQDNIEELKKSSN, translated from the exons ATGGCAAATCACGATCCTGAGATACCAACATATTTT aCAGAAGATGATTGGTTGGAATTTTCTGGCTCCCGGGGTGGCACAATCAAATTTCATAAGCCAACGggctacttttatttttggcaatCAGGTACCAAGGGAAAAGAGCGAGTCAAATGTGCATGCAAGCAATTTATGATTAAGCATCACGATTCGGAATGTGTTCATAATGAAACTGAGTGTGAGATGTCAGAAAAGTGTTGGGTGTCTAACTGGTTTGTGCTTGGAACTCCCGACAAATGGCATAACCATCCTCCACCAAGTCGAGTGTCTGTCGAGTTGAAGCTCTTTGAATGGCAACTAAACTTGACGTTCGTCAAGAACAGAAATGCAGCGAAAATCAATCACGTGTTAGACGAAATGTACTTGACCTGGCCCTTCGCTCTGCTATTCTCCAAATTACAGTTGAAACTTTTGTTTATCACTGAGCCACCAGAAGGAAGAACATTTCTCGATCAAGATAAAATTGACTCGATGATGGCAATCTTAATGGTGTGGAGTGAATATTGGGGAAATCCTCTAGAAT TGGATAACCGTGAAATGAAATCTGAGCAATGTTGTGGatttttcaagaagaagaagataaaac GAAGATCACCCAGTAGAGAATCTTCTAATAGCAGCACAGACTACGATGCTAGCAGATCgcataagaaaataaaggtgcCAGAGGTTGAGAGAGATGAGGATGACTATGATACAGAACCATTACCGGAAACCGATGCAGAAC ggaatATTGAACCTGAGCCTATCGCTTGCGGATCACGTGATCGTACCCCGTCACCCAAGAGAGTCGCTAGAGTTTTTGTTGAACCGAAAG ATTCAGCCAAAACTCCCATAAAGGATGTACGGAAAGACTTTGCAGCCTTGCCGAAATCAGAGACACCACTTCCCAAAG CAATTCCACTAAAACATGGAAAGCCTTGGGGACCTATTTCACTTCGTTATCCGATTGAAGAAGTGCTTGTTAAGGAAGAAGTCGTCTGTGAACCGATCGCCAAAGTTGTTCGTTTTGCCGAAAATCTAATGAAACAGTCACAGAAGATCGGTAACCTGAATGGCGTTGATATTTTCGCCGTTCCACTGCACAAATCGATTGGATCACGTTCGGCAATTCAACGATTCATTTTCGGCAAATCTCTCGATCCCCCGAAGGAGCGCAAAACAGTTCTGGTTTTGGGAGCCACAGGTTTGGGTCAAACCAAACTCATCAACGGCATAATCAACCACATGTTCAACGTCGTAACGGAAGACAATTTTCGTTTCCAAATGATCGAGGAGAAAGAGGACGACCAGCCCAATCACATATCTGTCTACGACATTCATCATGCAGAAGGTTTCCGCACCCCGTACTCCATAACTATCGTCCAAACGCCAAGCTATAATGCTGAAAACACGACACTGTTCAGGAACGGAAAGTTGATCCAAACTTTCCGTGAATTCTTCCAAGACCTGGACGGGATTAGTCAACTGGACTTGGTGTGCAACGTTGTCCTGAAGGACGGAGTTcgtgattcttttttatctattttcggATACGACGTTGAAGAAAACATCAACTGCTTTTGGCTGAGAAACACAGAGGGGTTTCCTTTTGATGAATTGATCCAAAGATTCTTCTCCGTACTCACTTCAACCAAAACCAAGTCCCTGGAGGGTACCAAAGAAGTTTTACAGGTGATGAAACGGTTAGAAGAGACAGTTAACTCTTTTATTCCTCTCAAGAAATCCTTATCGGCCAAGAATGAAGAGATGCAGAAAGCCAATCTGGTGTCTACTACCTGCCAAACGCAGATTGAGGCCAATAAAGAAACTGAGATCAAGTTCAGTTTGGACACTGTCGAACAAAATTACAGAAAGGAAGTTTTGTGGAAGAAACTCGAGTCTGATGCAAAAGAATTATTCAGTTTGCTCGAGACAGAATTTGATGGACTTGCAAGGACGATGCTGGAGCTCTTTGAGATTGCCTGGAATTCCATTCGGCAGCTGAAAAGAATTTCGCGTGGAAACCCGTATTTAACTCAAGAGCTGTACGATCTACTTTTTGACGTCGAAGAAGACTTAAAGCGCCATGGATACCAGGATAACAtcgaagaattaaaaaaatcgagcAATTAA